The nucleotide sequence CTAATTTGGGGAATGACAAGCACTAGACCTCGCCAGCGAGACCGAGGTTAGAACGCGGAGGTGTTCCGGCACCAGGGGCAGCCTTCCCGCACAACCGGCTCTGAACCCCTCAGTCTGCACGGCCCTGTCAGCCCGGTTTCAGCTCCGCGGCGCGTGGCAGAACCGTGAGGGCGGTGCGGTAAGCTGGCGGGCAGAAGCATGAGCGCGGACCACTCCTCCCACGCCCCCCACGCGGGGCCTTTTTCCACCGATTCCGGCCCCCGGCCAGGGGCCAGCCCGCCCCCGCCCAGCGACGAGCAGGTGCTGCGCGACATGGCCGCCGGGCACGAGGGGGCGCTGCTCGAACTCCACCGCCGCTACGCCCGCGCCCTGTACGGCCTGGGCGAGCGCATCCTGGCGTCGCCGGACGCGGTTCAGCAGGGAGTCGAGGACGCGCTGATGATCGCCTGGCACCACGCCGCGCACTACGAACCGGCCCGCGCCAGCGTGCACGGCTGGCTCATCAGCATCGCCCACCACCGCTTTTTGCAACTGCGGCGCGGCCTGGGCGGCACCATGCGCCTGCACGACCAGTTCGGGCGGCTGGACACCCCCGGCGACCCGGACCTGCACCTGCTGGCCCTGGCCTACTACTGCGGCGAGCCGCCCGCCCGCCTGTCCGAAATCAGCGGCCTGCCCCAGCCCGCCGTCGAGGAAGCATTGCTCTCGGCCATGCAGCGCCTTCCGGGGCTGGCGCAGGAAGCCCTGCAGACAGCCCTGGCCCATGCCGTCGCCGGGCCTGCCGACACGGATCCTATGACACCGGACCCGGCTGCGCCTGCGGCCCCAGAAGCCGATTTCTTTCCCTCCCTCACCAGCCTCGCCGCCACCGCGCCTGTGACGCGGGTGGAACCCTGGGAGCCGCCGCGCCGCCGGAGCGAACCTGAGCCAGCCGAAGAAGCCGAGAGAACCGAGGAGGCCGGGGCGAGTGAGGCGGCGACTTCAGTCGTCGTGGCCCCAGTCAGGATCGCTCCAGCAGAAGTCAATCCGGCAGAGGTGACTGTGGCAGAGGCGGGGGTGGCAGAGATGAACACGGAGCCGGAAAGCCACCCCTTCCCCGCCCAGGCCGCGCCGTCCGAGAGGATGCCGGTTGAGGACGCCGACGGCACCCTGCCCGACAACATCCCGTCCGACAGCACTCCGTCTGACAGCACCCCGTCGGATGGGGCCGACCCACTCGACCCCCGCAACGCCGCGCCGGAGGTCCGGGCGTGAGCGCGTCGCGGCAGGAACTGCTGGCGCTGGCGCTGGGGCAACTGGGGAGCGCCGACCAGCAGCGGGTGCAGCAGGCGCTCGACCACGACCCCGCGCTCCGGGCGGCGCTGCGCCGCGACCTCGACGCGCTGGCCTCCCTGCTGGCCGACCTCGACCCCTATGCCCAGAGCATTCCGGAGGGGGCCGACCTGCGGCTGCTCGAGCGGGTGCGGGCCGAAACCGCCGCGCAAAGCCGCCCGCCGCTTCCCGCTGGCCGCCACGACGCGCAGGCAGGGCAGGCCCCGGCGTCCGAAGCGGCCCACGCTGCCCCGGCCCCATCCCGTGCCCCCCGGCGTCCCGACCCCTCGTGGGCGCTCCCGGCCCTGCTGGCCCTGGCGGCGGCGCTGGCCCTCGGCTTTTTCCTGCGTCCGGCGGGCGACGCGGCCTCGCGGTATGCGGCGGCGCCGGGAGCACAGCTCGAAGCCGTGCAGGACTCGGGCGGCGCCGTGGCCCGGCTGGTGCGGCTCGGCGACGGGCGGGTGTATGTCCACATGGACCGGCCCCTGGAATCCGGGCGCGTCTA is from Deinococcus wulumuqiensis R12 and encodes:
- a CDS encoding RNA polymerase sigma factor, which gives rise to MSADHSSHAPHAGPFSTDSGPRPGASPPPPSDEQVLRDMAAGHEGALLELHRRYARALYGLGERILASPDAVQQGVEDALMIAWHHAAHYEPARASVHGWLISIAHHRFLQLRRGLGGTMRLHDQFGRLDTPGDPDLHLLALAYYCGEPPARLSEISGLPQPAVEEALLSAMQRLPGLAQEALQTALAHAVAGPADTDPMTPDPAAPAAPEADFFPSLTSLAATAPVTRVEPWEPPRRRSEPEPAEEAERTEEAGASEAATSVVVAPVRIAPAEVNPAEVTVAEAGVAEMNTEPESHPFPAQAAPSERMPVEDADGTLPDNIPSDSTPSDSTPSDGADPLDPRNAAPEVRA
- a CDS encoding anti-sigma factor domain-containing protein, producing the protein MSASRQELLALALGQLGSADQQRVQQALDHDPALRAALRRDLDALASLLADLDPYAQSIPEGADLRLLERVRAETAAQSRPPLPAGRHDAQAGQAPASEAAHAAPAPSRAPRRPDPSWALPALLALAAALALGFFLRPAGDAASRYAAAPGAQLEAVQDSGGAVARLVRLGDGRVYVHMDRPLESGRVYQLWRLLPGPGNAPLPRSLGVFESGLITRAMPRQAVLAVSVEPPGGSEQPSTPLLFKFRLR